A stretch of DNA from Streptomyces gobiensis:
ACAGGCGCTGGCCGGCTACCTCGACGAGCTGCTGGAGCAGAAGCGGCACCGGCCCGGAGAGGACCTGCTGAGCGCGCTGATCCGCACCAACGACGAGGACGGCGACCGGCTCTCCTTGGACGAACTCAGGGGCACGGCCTGGCTGCTGCTGGTTGCCGGCCATGAGACCACGGTCAATCTCATCTCCAACGGCGTGCTCGCACTACTGAGCCATCCCGACCAACTCGCCGCGTTACGCGCTGATTTCTCTCTCATGGAAAACGCCGTCGAGGAGATGCTGCGCTACGACGGCCCGGTCGAGACGCCGACCTACCGCTTCACCACGGAGCCGGTGGAGATCGGCGGCACGGTGATACCGGGTGGCGGAGAACTCGTCCTCGTCGCCCTGGCCGACGCCGACCGGGATCCGGCACGCTTCCCGGAGCCGGATCGCTTCGACATCCACCGCGACGCCCGCGGCCACGTGGCCTTCGGCCACGGCATCCACTACTGTCTGGGCGCCCCGCTCGCCCGCATGGAGGCCCGCATTGCGATCCGTACGCTCCTGGAACGGTGCCAGGAGCTGACCCTGGACGCCCACCCGGCAGCGCTCGCCTGGCGCCACGGGATGCTGATCCGCGGTGTCCGCCGCCTCCCCGTGCGCTGGTGACCCTACCGACCACGGCACCAAGGCCCCCTCCTTCCAGAGAGTGAGGAAGGGGCCACGCTCAGCGGCTCTCCGTAGCATGACGGTCAGGCCGCGCCGCACCGGGCTGCTGCGGGCCGCCCGACGGCCCGGCGTGCGGCGGACGCTGACCGGCGCCTTCCGCCGCCTCCACATCGGCGGTGACGGCTTCGCGGTGCGTGCCCTCACCGGGCGTTCGCAGAGCCGCGTCACCGGCCTGGTGGCCGCGTACGTCGTCCGGGAAGTCCTCACCGGCACCGTACCTGCCGGGGTTCACCACATTGAGCAGCTTCCGGCCCTGGCCGGCCTGCCGGAGACACTGGCCAGGGCCGGCGTCACGCTCCGGCAGCCTGAACGGTGAGGGGCTTACCCCTCTGCCAGAGCACCGCAGCGCCGGCCGAGCGGCCCCGGGAGGACTTGCGTCACGTCGGCTTCCCCCGGCACGCTCACCACCGTGCCGAAACTCCTCATCGTTCACCACACCCCTTCCCCGAATCTGCAGGCCATGTTCGAAGCCGTCATTGCGGGGGCCACCACCGACGAGATCGAAGGCGTCGATGTCATCCGCCGCCCGGCCCTGGCCACCACCGTCCCGGACACGCTGGAGGCCGACGGCTACATCCTGGGCACGCCCGCAAACCTCGGCATGATGAGCGGCGCCCTCAAAGTGTTCTTCGACACCGTCTACTACCCCTGCCTCGACACCACTGCGGGCCGCCCCTATGGCCTCTACATCCACGGGAACAACGACACAACCGGAGCCGTTCGTGGCATCGAATCCATCACGAAGGGGCTGAGCTGGGAGAAGACAACGGACAACGTCTCCGTCACCGGAGAGCCCAGTAAGGCCGACCTCGAGGCCTGCTGGAACCTTGGAGCCACCGTCGCCGCCCAGCTCATGCCTTAAGGGCCAGCCTGGGTTCTGCATGCTGGGGGACGGTATGACATGACGAGGGCGGCCGTCGCACGGCACAGTGGCGCACTGGGCTGAAGCGTGGTCCAGCGTGCTCCGGGACCGTGTCCGCGCTGCCCTTACTCGGACTCTTCTTCTCTCTCGCCCTCTGCCTGCGAGGGCGTCGTACGAGGCACATCTGGCCTCTCATCGGAGGACTCCTCGTCCTGGCGCTCGCCCTCGGCCTGGGAAGGGGTCTGCTCACTCATGGGCTGTGCTCCTCGAATCGGCCCCCCTCAGACGTAACCGAGTCAACCCTGCCCGTGTCCGCCGGATGGCTCATTCCCCCGTCCGAGGGCACGGCAGCCCGGGCCGCCAGGCCCCGCACGGGTTCCGACCACGCCTCCGGGTCGAGCCAGGGAAATGTGTGCGCTCCGGGCACCTCGGCGAGCTGTCCCTCCGGTACCAGGCCGGCAAGCTCCCGGGCCCAGCGCGCCGTGCCGATCCTGTCTTCCCTGCCGCGGATCACCAGCACGGGCACCCGCAGTTGCGCGACCGAGTCCTCCAGCGCGTCCGCCAGATGGACCCGTGCGGTGTGCAGCAGCCGCCACACGCCTGCCCGTTTCCACTCCGCCCGGTGCGACTCCGTAAGCCCCGGTGGCTCCCTGCGCCCGTCCAGCCGCCACCGGATCAGCAGGCGCGCCATGCCACGGGCGGCGGGGTCGACGGTGGGGCTGGCCAGCACCACGGCCGCCACATCAGGTGCCCACAGAGCCGCCCGGGCGGCGACCTGGGTCCCGCTGGAGTGCCCGGCCAGGACCACCCGGCCCAGGTCGTGCGCGGCAAGCCAGTCGGCGACGCAGCGGGCGAACTCCGGGACGGTGAGTTCGTGCGGGGGCTCGTCACTGCCCCCGAACCCCGGCAGCTCGATCAGGTGGGCCCTGGTCCACCGTCCGAACGCCGCGAGCCCTGGCAGCAGGTAGTCGGCCACGCCCATCCCTTGGACCAGCACGACCGGCGGGGTGCCCGGTCGTACCTGTCCCACGCTGCGGCTGCGCATCCGCCCCAGGACGCCGTCGTGATACGCGGTCACCGTCTCGATCGTCATCGGTCGCCCCGTCTGTTCACCCCTCGAACCGCAGCGGGCGAGCACGGATCGCCTCCTTCCAGCCCGAGGCGCTGCCTGTGGGAAGCGTGGTGCGGGGCGCGCGTCAGCCGGCGGATGTATCACCGCCGCGCGAGGACAGGCAAAGCGGGCACGGGCCACCGTAGGAGCATCCCGGTCCCGCGCCTCGGCGACACGCGAACCCCTCCCGCTCGCCACCCGACCGGACCGGGCCACGCGTCGTACGCCTGCACCGGCCGACGCGCCGCGAACCGGTCTCGCTGCCACGTGATCAGCCGGATTTCTTGATCAGTTTTCCGTCGGGTGCCACGACGAACCACTCGTCGTCGACTCCTTGGCCGTTGATGTCGCCCGGCTTGGCGTCAGCGACGTAGTAGTACAGGGGCCACTCGCCGTATGTCGCCTGGATGACTCCCTCACCCTGCTCGGTCTGACGGAGCAAGCTCTTCTCGACACCCTCTCCGGCAGCCACCTCGGCGGGGCTGATCAGCGCTGGCCACACCGCTATGCAGTCGGCGTCGCAGTTACTCGCTCCGTCCTTGTCCTTGGTGAAGCCATACAACGTCCGGCCGGACTGATCCGCCAGGATGCGGCCGACGTCCGACTGCACCACCTTGACCCCGGCACCCGGTCCCTCTGGCGCGTCCGGCGTGGCCTCAGATGTGGCCTCGGAAGCGCCCTCGGACGGGCTCTCTGCTGTGGGCAGGGTCTCGGGCCTTGCCGTGCCGCCGGCCGTTGGTGGAGGTGTGTTCACGCCGCCGCCGGCATTGCCGTCATCCGCCTCGCCGCCGCCGCAGGCAGTCAGAGTCACAGCCAGCACCAACGGTGCTGCAAGCAGAGTGATGCGTACACGCATAATGTCCGTCCTCGTACTCCGTCGCGGTGTTGTCGCAAGAGGGATACGTGTAACTCCCCGCCCCCAATTCACCGTTGGGGAACTCGCATCGAAGTCCGGACCCGGCTGAGCAATCCGTCCATGGTTCCCGTGGATACGAGTAGCTGGCCGTTCTGAGCGGTCAGAATCCCACAGCTTCCGAAAGGACGGACACATGCGAAGTCGCTTTCCGGCCCTGTCAGCCACAGCACTTGCCCTGGGCCTGCTGGGAACTCCGGGAGCCTCCCCCGCCCTGGCCGACGCCGCACACGGCAACGCCGCCGCCGTCACCACCACCCCGGCCAAGGGGTCCGCGATCTCCCTGACCGCCGTCCTCACCGGTAAACAAGAGGTATCCGATGCGCATGGCGCGGCCGCCGGTGACCACGACGGCAAGGCCATCGCGCTGGTCACCATCAAGGGTGGCCGGATCACCTTCGCACTGAAGTGGAAGGGAATCGGGGCACCGGCGGCAGCCCATATTCACCTCGGCGCCGCCGGCCAGAACGGTGACGTCAAAGTCCCGCTCATCGAGTCAGCCATACCCAGGACGGTACGTGCCGCCGCTGGCCAGGTCACGGTGGAAAGCGCCAAGCTGGCCAGGGCCATCAGCGCCCAGCCCCAAGGTTTCTATGTAAACGTGCACACCGATGAGTTCCCCGACGGGGCAGTGCGCGGCCAGCTCAAGCCCCTCAGCAAGCCGGTCAATCCGCTGGGCATCATCCAGGCAGGCAAGCTGCGCGCACTGGCCAGCGGCTTTCAGGAGGTCACCGATGATGGCGGGCTGCTCGCGGGCGACCTGGACGGGTTCGGCATCAGCTTTGTCCAGCCCCGGCACGACACGGTGCACTACTCCCTGGCCTGGCTGAACATCGGCAGTCCGGTCGCCGCGCACGTCCATGAAGGCAAGGTCGGCGCGAACGGGGACGTGCGTTTCCCGCTGTTCACCGAACCGGTGCCGAAGAATATCTTCGCCATCTCCGGCGTCGTCTCGAAACTGGATCCCGCGGGCCTGAAGCACATCGCGGCCAACTCGGCCAATTTCTACTTCAATCTGCACAACAAGAAGTTTCCCGATGGAGCCATTCGCGGGCAGCTCTCCCACTGACGGTGAGCCGGGCCGCTGAGGTGACCCGGTTTTCTCGCTCGCTGCCGGGTACTCGCGCCGTGTCCGAGGTGGTTCCGACAGATATGCCGGGGAGCGGAGTAATGAACCGGATACGCGGGAGCGAGCGGAACGCGGCCGGGGAACCCGAGGAGAGCCGGGGGCCGGGCTCCCAGGGCGTCCCTGATAAGCCCACGGATACCAACGCCGCGGAGGCTGAGAGCGCGGCAGAAGCCGATCCGCAGGAGTCACCCCGCCCGTCCACCATGGGCAAGGGAGACAGCCCTGTCGTGGCCGGTAGCGATCCCCAGCAGCCGGAGATCGCGGAAGGGCCGGTCGAGGGACTGCAGCCGGATGAGAAGGTCGAGCGGGGGCCGTGGCACCCGCCGCGCGAGGTGGATCCGCCGCGCGGCAATGCCCTGCCGCGTGACGCGGCAGGGGAGAGGGACGCGGTCCGTGAGCAGGAGGAGCACGGCGGCCCTTGAGGGCCCCTGGCATATCCCCGGGCGGCATATCCCCCGGCGGGACTCCGCCCGCCGGGCTGGGGTCACTCGCCGGATTCCTCGCCGGGCCCTTCTCGCTCGCTCTTGGGGCCGTGGCCGCGTTCCGTGCGGGGACCCCGTCGGGCGCCAGTTCGGGTCCTCTTCCAGCTCCTCCTTCGCGGCCTCGTTCGCATGCTGATCGGGTACGCCGCTCTTCTCGGCCTCCTTCCGGCGCCGGGCACGCTGGGTGTCGTAACGCTTGCTACCGGGTTCAGGCACCATGATCACCTCACGTTGCGGCGGGTTCCCCGACGGCTGCGTCGGGAAACGCCGGATGCCTGTCGGCTGAACGGGTAGTCCTCGAACGGCATGGGGCTGACGTGCCCCGGGGGTGAGCATGACTCCTCCAGCGGGGGGTACCGCCGCACTCATGGCCGGTATCGAATTCAAGAGCTCCGCATTCAACGACCACGATCTGATCCCGCACCGCTACACGATGGACGGGGAGAATGTCTCACCCCCGCTGACCTGGTCAGGCGTACCGAGTGAGACGGCCGAACTGGCCCTGCTGTGCGAGGACCCCGACGCGCCGTCGGGGACCTTCGTCCACTGGCTGGTCACTGGCATCAGCCCTGACAGCGGGGGTACGGACAGCGGGCAGACGCCACCGGACGGCGTCCCGCACACCAACGGATTCGGTGAGCAGGGCTGGGGCGGGCCGCTCCCTCCGGTGGGCGACTCGCCCCACCGGTACTTCTTCCGGCTGTACGCTCTTCCCCACCCCGTTGCCCTGCCGGACGACGCGACGGCCGATGATGTGCACCGGGCCGTCGACGAACGGCAGCTCGCGAGCGGTACCTTCGTCGGCCTCTATCAGCGCTGACGCACCGGCGGCCGGTCACCGGCAACCGGCCACCAGCGGCGGTAGCGGCAAGGAGGCAAGCGCATGAGCACGCCGGGTGCGTTCGCCACCCGGCGGGACGCCCTGCCACTGACCCCCGGAATCGCTCGATCCGCTGCTCGACCGTATCGGCGACGCGCGGTATGCCCTCGTCGGCGAGGCGTCCCACGGGACGGCCGAGTAATACGAGTGGCGGGTCGCGCTGACCCGCGGGCTGATCGAGGAGAAGAACTTCTCCTCCGTGGCGGTGGAAGGTGACTGGCCGGACTGCCAGACCCTCAACTCCAGCGTGATCGCGGATCCCGGCACCCGCGAGGGACCACAGGCGGTGCTCGAAGGCTACCGGCGCTGGCCCACCTGGATGGGCGAACGCCAGTGTGCTGGACTTCGCGCTCTGGCGGGGCGGCGCAACGCCACCCAGCCCGCCCGCTCGCCCTGCGGCTCGTACGGCGGCTTGCAGCACCGGCGACGAGTCCGCTGGCCGCTCGCGCAACGGTGGCGGTCAGTCCCTGCGGGAACGGCGGCGTGGCAGAGCGCCCAGAACGACCATGGCCAGGCCCAGCCCGAAGTGCAGCCAGTCGTCGGCCTCGTTGACCGGCAGGAAGTTCGCCTCACTGGCCTTGGTCACGACCAGCCCGTACACCCATAGCGCCAGGTAGATCAGCCCACCACCGATCAGGAACACCCGGGCCGACGCCACTCCCAGCGACATCACGAGTCCGGCCAGTCCGAAGGCCACATGCACGAGGTTGTGCAGGATTGACACCTGGAAGATCCCGAAGAGCTTCGCCGACGACTCATGGCCGGCGAACTCCATCGCACCGTAGTCGGTCGTTACGGCGGGTATGAATCCCAGCGCCCCCACCACGAGGAAGACGATCCCCACCAGCAGCGCCGCCGTGCGCACCAGCGCGCCACCGGTGGCTGGGGCGCGCCTCGCACCAGTGCCGGCCATCATCACCATCTCCGCTCTGAAACGACAGTCGATCGTTCCGGCGTACCCCGGTCCTGCCAGGGAAAACGGCATGGCAAACGGTGTCGGGGCACGGGGCGTCCGCTCAGGCGGGCGCAGCCCGGCGAGTAGCTAAGCAAGCGCTCAGTAAGGCATCCTCTTCTCAGCGTCCACCGACCAGCGAATGAGGCCCGCGCCATGGCGATACCTTCTCTCCTTCTCTCCCGTCGCGATCTGGACTTCCTGCTCCGCCAGTGGCTCGACACCGAGGAATTGACGCGGCGCCCCCGTTACGAGGAGCACTCCCGGCAGACCATCGACGCCGTGCTCGACCTCAGCGAGCAGCTCGCCACCCGTTATTTCGCACCGCACAACAAGCGCAACGACCAGGAAGAGCCCCGCTTCGACGGTGAACACGTCCAGCTGATCCCTGAGGTCAAGGAGGCCCTGGACGCGTTCGCCGCCTCCGATCTGCTCGCCGCATCGATGGACGCGGAGCTGGGCGGCATGCAGTTGCCGCACGTGGTGTCCACCGCGTGCTTCGCCTGGTTCCAGGCAGCCAATGTCGCCACGTCCGCGTATCCCTTCCTCACGCTCGGTAACGCCAACCTGCTGTCCGCGCACGGCACCGCCGAGCAGATCGCCACATACGTCCGCCCCATGCTCGCGGGCCGCTTCTTCGGCACGATGTGTCTGTCCGAGCCACAGGCCGGATCCTCACTCGCCGATGTCGCCACCCGGGCCGAGCCACAGCCGGACGGGACCTACCGGCTCTTCGGCAACAAGATGTGGATCTCCGGCGGTGAGCATGAGCTGGCCGAGAACATCATTCACCTGGTATTGGCCCGCGTCCCCGGCGCGCCGGCCGGAGTGCGCGGGCTTTCGCTGTTCATCGTGCCCAAATACCTGGTCGGAGCGGACGGGGCCGTGGGCGAGCGCAACGATGTGGTGCTCGCCGGGCTCAACCACAAGATGGGCTACCGCGGCACCACCAATACCCTGCTCAACTTCGGCGAAGGCCGGCACCGCCCCGGCGGTGCGCCGGGCGCGGTCGGGCAGCTCGTCGGAGAGCCCCACGGGGGGCTCTCGTATATGTTCCACATGATGAACGAGGCCCGGATAGGGGTCGGTGCCAGCGCCGCCGCGCTCGGCTACACCGGCTATCTGAAGTCCCTCGACTACGCCCGTACCCGTCCACAGGGCCGCCCCGTCACGGACAAGAACCCGGCCGCCCCGCAGGTGCCCATCATCGAGCACGCCGATGTACGGCGGATGGTGCTCGCCCAGAAGTCCTATGCCGAGGGCGCGCTGGCTCTCATCCTCTACTGCGCCCGGCTGGTCGATGAGCAGCGCACCGCGGACACGCACGAAGCCCGGGAGCGGGCCCGCCGGCTGCTGGACGTGCTGACCCCGATCGCCAAGAGCTGGCCGTCCCAGTGGTGTCTGAAGGCCAACAGCCTCGCCATCCAGGTGCATGGCGGCTACGGCTACACCCGCGAGTACGACGTCGAACAGCATTACCGCGACAACCGGCTCAACCCGATCCATGAGGGCACCCACGGCATTCAGGCGCTTGACCTGCTCGGTCGTAAGGCGGTCATGGACGGCGGTGCGGGTCTGGCCGCGCTCGGCGAGGCCATCGGCGACACCGTCACGCGTGCGGTGGCCGCAGACGGCGAAGCTGCCGGGCACGCCGAGGCGTTGCGGGCTGCCTGGCAGCGGGTCGGCCCGGTCACCGCTGCCCTATGGGGTTCGGGTGATCCGGAGAAGGCACTGGTCAACGCCTCTCTGTATCTGGAGGCGGTCGGGCATGTGGTGCTGGCCTGGATCTGGCTCGACGTCCTGCTCGCCACCGACCCGGAGGGCGATGACTACCACCGCGGTAAGCGCCAGGCATGCCGCTACTTCTTCCGCCATGAACTACCCCGCGTCGGCCCGCAGTTCACGCTGCTCGAATCGCTCGACACCACTGTCCTGGACACCGATCCGGACTGGCTGTGAAGGGACGAGTCCGGCTGTCCAGGGTCTTTCCTTCGCGGGCGGACGAGCGTGGTTGAGGCTGCCCCACCCCCGGGGCGGGGTGGGGCAGTATCTCCGGATGCGCGGCCGTCAGCCGACTCGCTCGATCCGGGCCTGGCGGATCAGGAACTTGTTGGGCTCACGCACCTGCTCGAAGGCAGCGTTGTTCAGCAGCACGCAGCTGCCGGAGACGGAGGTCACCTCCACTGTGGTCGACTTGTTGTTGTCCAGATTGGTCACCTTGAGCGTGGTTCCGGCCGGGAACTCATTGCTGGAGGCAGCGGGAGCGCCCCCCTCACCCGAGACGGTCACCGTCGATCCGGCGCAGACCTCCTCGCCGTCGCCTTCGGCGGGAGGCTCCGCGACTGGCGGCTCTTCGGCAGGAGGCTGTGCCTCCACTCCCCCACCCCCTACTTCGCAGCCAGATGCCGCCTGCTTTCGCTTGATCTCCTCAATGACGGCCTCCCGGTTGGCGATCCTCGCCTCCGACTGGGCGTCGGGTTCAGCCCGTTGACCCGCGATGAACCTCTCGTTGTTGCCCAGCGCCGTGGCCAGACCGTCACAAGCCACCGATGCCTGGCTCGTTCCTGACATCACCGCGGCGCCTCCCGAGACCAGCGCGGCAGCACCTATCAGCAACACAATCTTCTTCCTGCGGCTGACCGTTCTCTTGCGGGACACCTGCAACTCCTGTCCTGAGACAACATGGCCCACGGAGACGCTTCATCCGTGTGCCATGGAGAACGCAGGCCGGGAAGGGCAGGCTCAACCTCCCAGTAGCTCTAGCGCAATCGCACAGTCCGCTGCGTGCGGCGGGCCAGTCGGCCATCATGCGCCGCCGCAGGGAGCGCCGTCGTCTGTGCGCTCTTCGGCTCAGCCCGCCGGTGCCACCTGCACCGGGAAGCCATTGAGGACCGCGGTGCCCGAGAGCGGGTCGAGACGGGTGCCGTCGAGAAGCTGGTTGACGTTCGCGCCCGGTTCGGTGGAGGCGACCGACAGCTGGGTGCCGGGCCGGTCATGACCCCAGCCGTGCGGGAGGCTGACGACCCCGGTCCGTACCGTATCGGTCACCTCCACGGGCACCTCCAGCTCTCCGCCGTCCCCCTTCACCCGGGCCGGCGCGCCGTCCGCCAGGCCCAGCCGGGCCGCATCCTCGGGGTGGACCTGCAGGGTGCAACGGTTGCTGCCGCCGCGCAGCCCGGGCACGTTGTGCATCCAGCTGTTGTTGGAGCGCAAATGGCGGCGGCCGACCAGCACCAGTCCCGCGGGCCGCTCGAACACGGCCCGACGCAGCCGGGACAGATCGGCGGCTACCGGCTCCGGGTACAGCTCAACCTTGCCGCTGCGGGTCCGCAGCACCTGCGGAATGCGCGGGGTGAGCGGCCCGAGGTCGATGCCGTGGGGGTGGGCGAGCAGCTTGTCCAGGCTCAGCCCGTCCGGCTGGGCGCCGAAGCCGTCGCCGTACGGGCCGAGCCGCAGCATCAGGTCGAGCCGCCGCTCGGCCGAGGTGCGGCCGGTCAGCTGGGTGGCGAGCTCCGCCGGTTCGCGGCCATGTACCGGTGAGTGTGGATCGGCCACGGCCTTGCCGAGGGTGCCGTCGATCACCATGGTGTCGACGGCCGCCGGGTCGGTGCCGTTCATACCGCTGACGCACAGCACAAGCCGGGCGAGAATCTCGCTCTCCGCCAACTGGTCCGCTGCCAGCGGTAGGACTTCGCGGGTGTAGCGCACCTGGTTACGGACGGCCAGAGCGTTGAAGGCGAAGTCGTAGTGCGGGCTCTGCGAGGGGCGTGGCGGGGGCAGCACGACGTGTGCGTGCCGGGAGGTCTCGTTGAGATACGGGTCGACGCTGACCATGAAGTCGAGCGTCTCCAGCGCCCGGTCCAGCCGTTCCCCGTCGGGCGCGGACAGGACGGGATTGGCCCCGATGGCGATCACCGCGCGTACCCGTCCCTCCCCCGGCGTGTCGATCTCCTCGGCCAGCGCGGCCAGCGGGAGCTCCCCCTTGGCCTCCGGGTGCCGGCTGACCCTGCTGTGCCAGCGTCCGAGAGCGAATCCCTTGCCGGGCGCCGCTGGGCGGGGTGCGCGGGCGGTGGCGGAGAGCGGGAACATCGCGCCGCCGGGCCGGTCCAGATTGCCCGTCAGGGCATTGAGGACATCAACGAGCCAGTTGGCGAGGGTGCCGAATTCGACGGTGGAGTTACCGACCCGGCCGTAGACGGCAGCCGTGGGGGCAGCGGCCAGCTCCCGGGCGAGCTCTCTGATCTCCTCGGCGGGTATGTCGCAGGCCCCGGCTACGGCCTCGGGGGTGAATTCGGCGGTGGCGTCACGGACTTCGGCCACGCCCTGCATATGTTCTTCCAGGGTGCCGAGCTGGACCAGGTCTTCTGCGAAGAGCACATGGGTGAGGGCGGCCAGCAGCAGCGCGTCTGTGCCGGGCCGGATCGCGACATGCCGGTCGGCGAGCTTGGCGGTACGGGTACGCCGGGGGTCGACGACGGTGAGCCGCCCGCCACGGCGGCGCATGGCACGGAGCCTGCCGGGGAAATCCGGGGCCGTGCACAGGCTGCCGTTCGAGTCCAGTGGGTTGGCGCCGAGGAGCAGCAGATGGTCCGTACGGTCCAGGTCGGGCACCGGGATGGCACTGGCGTCGCCGAACAGCAGTCCGCTGGAGACATGCTTGGGCATCTGGTCGACCGTGCTGGCCGTGTACAGACTGCGGGTGCGCAGCGCGCCAAGGAGAACGGGCGGATAGAGCCCTCCGGCGACGGTGTGCACATTCGGGTTGCCCAGGATCACGGCCACCGAGTCCGGCCCGTGCTCCTCCAGCAGCGGGCGCAGTCCTGCGGCGACGGCGGCGAAGGCCTCGTCCCAGCTCGCCTCCTCCAGCTGCCCGTCGCGACGCACAAGCGGCCGGGTCAGCCGGTCCGGGTCGCCGTCGAGCTCGCCGAACGTGGCTCCCTT
This window harbors:
- a CDS encoding YbhB/YbcL family Raf kinase inhibitor-like protein; this translates as MAGIEFKSSAFNDHDLIPHRYTMDGENVSPPLTWSGVPSETAELALLCEDPDAPSGTFVHWLVTGISPDSGGTDSGQTPPDGVPHTNGFGEQGWGGPLPPVGDSPHRYFFRLYALPHPVALPDDATADDVHRAVDERQLASGTFVGLYQR
- a CDS encoding DUF4383 domain-containing protein, producing the protein MMAGTGARRAPATGGALVRTAALLVGIVFLVVGALGFIPAVTTDYGAMEFAGHESSAKLFGIFQVSILHNLVHVAFGLAGLVMSLGVASARVFLIGGGLIYLALWVYGLVVTKASEANFLPVNEADDWLHFGLGLAMVVLGALPRRRSRRD
- a CDS encoding acyl-CoA dehydrogenase, translated to MAIPSLLLSRRDLDFLLRQWLDTEELTRRPRYEEHSRQTIDAVLDLSEQLATRYFAPHNKRNDQEEPRFDGEHVQLIPEVKEALDAFAASDLLAASMDAELGGMQLPHVVSTACFAWFQAANVATSAYPFLTLGNANLLSAHGTAEQIATYVRPMLAGRFFGTMCLSEPQAGSSLADVATRAEPQPDGTYRLFGNKMWISGGEHELAENIIHLVLARVPGAPAGVRGLSLFIVPKYLVGADGAVGERNDVVLAGLNHKMGYRGTTNTLLNFGEGRHRPGGAPGAVGQLVGEPHGGLSYMFHMMNEARIGVGASAAALGYTGYLKSLDYARTRPQGRPVTDKNPAAPQVPIIEHADVRRMVLAQKSYAEGALALILYCARLVDEQRTADTHEARERARRLLDVLTPIAKSWPSQWCLKANSLAIQVHGGYGYTREYDVEQHYRDNRLNPIHEGTHGIQALDLLGRKAVMDGGAGLAALGEAIGDTVTRAVAADGEAAGHAEALRAAWQRVGPVTAALWGSGDPEKALVNASLYLEAVGHVVLAWIWLDVLLATDPEGDDYHRGKRQACRYFFRHELPRVGPQFTLLESLDTTVLDTDPDWL
- a CDS encoding molybdopterin oxidoreductase family protein; the encoded protein is MSRTALRICPLCEATCGLTLTVEGDRITGARGDRADVFSAGFVCPKGATFGELDGDPDRLTRPLVRRDGQLEEASWDEAFAAVAAGLRPLLEEHGPDSVAVILGNPNVHTVAGGLYPPVLLGALRTRSLYTASTVDQMPKHVSSGLLFGDASAIPVPDLDRTDHLLLLGANPLDSNGSLCTAPDFPGRLRAMRRRGGRLTVVDPRRTRTAKLADRHVAIRPGTDALLLAALTHVLFAEDLVQLGTLEEHMQGVAEVRDATAEFTPEAVAGACDIPAEEIRELARELAAAPTAAVYGRVGNSTVEFGTLANWLVDVLNALTGNLDRPGGAMFPLSATARAPRPAAPGKGFALGRWHSRVSRHPEAKGELPLAALAEEIDTPGEGRVRAVIAIGANPVLSAPDGERLDRALETLDFMVSVDPYLNETSRHAHVVLPPPRPSQSPHYDFAFNALAVRNQVRYTREVLPLAADQLAESEILARLVLCVSGMNGTDPAAVDTMVIDGTLGKAVADPHSPVHGREPAELATQLTGRTSAERRLDLMLRLGPYGDGFGAQPDGLSLDKLLAHPHGIDLGPLTPRIPQVLRTRSGKVELYPEPVAADLSRLRRAVFERPAGLVLVGRRHLRSNNSWMHNVPGLRGGSNRCTLQVHPEDAARLGLADGAPARVKGDGGELEVPVEVTDTVRTGVVSLPHGWGHDRPGTQLSVASTEPGANVNQLLDGTRLDPLSGTAVLNGFPVQVAPAG
- a CDS encoding cytochrome P450 family protein, with amino-acid sequence MSTDVSVDLVALGEDFIRDPYPVYAELRARGPVHRIRMPEEADAWLVVGYEAGRAALADPRLSKEWGNASDALNLTSPAAGSHMLNSDPPHHTRLRKLVAREFTPGRVQELAPRVQGITDELLDAMLTCSSGRADLVESLAFPLPMSVICELLGVPFLDRNQFRIWSNDSLSSGSRDTRRAAAQALAGYLDELLEQKRHRPGEDLLSALIRTNDEDGDRLSLDELRGTAWLLLVAGHETTVNLISNGVLALLSHPDQLAALRADFSLMENAVEEMLRYDGPVETPTYRFTTEPVEIGGTVIPGGGELVLVALADADRDPARFPEPDRFDIHRDARGHVAFGHGIHYCLGAPLARMEARIAIRTLLERCQELTLDAHPAALAWRHGMLIRGVRRLPVRW
- a CDS encoding CHRD domain-containing protein; its protein translation is MRSRFPALSATALALGLLGTPGASPALADAAHGNAAAVTTTPAKGSAISLTAVLTGKQEVSDAHGAAAGDHDGKAIALVTIKGGRITFALKWKGIGAPAAAHIHLGAAGQNGDVKVPLIESAIPRTVRAAAGQVTVESAKLARAISAQPQGFYVNVHTDEFPDGAVRGQLKPLSKPVNPLGIIQAGKLRALASGFQEVTDDGGLLAGDLDGFGISFVQPRHDTVHYSLAWLNIGSPVAAHVHEGKVGANGDVRFPLFTEPVPKNIFAISGVVSKLDPAGLKHIAANSANFYFNLHNKKFPDGAIRGQLSH
- a CDS encoding alpha/beta fold hydrolase, with product MTIETVTAYHDGVLGRMRSRSVGQVRPGTPPVVLVQGMGVADYLLPGLAAFGRWTRAHLIELPGFGGSDEPPHELTVPEFARCVADWLAAHDLGRVVLAGHSSGTQVAARAALWAPDVAAVVLASPTVDPAARGMARLLIRWRLDGRREPPGLTESHRAEWKRAGVWRLLHTARVHLADALEDSVAQLRVPVLVIRGREDRIGTARWARELAGLVPEGQLAEVPGAHTFPWLDPEAWSEPVRGLAARAAVPSDGGMSHPADTGRVDSVTSEGGRFEEHSP
- a CDS encoding flavodoxin family protein; its protein translation is MPKLLIVHHTPSPNLQAMFEAVIAGATTDEIEGVDVIRRPALATTVPDTLEADGYILGTPANLGMMSGALKVFFDTVYYPCLDTTAGRPYGLYIHGNNDTTGAVRGIESITKGLSWEKTTDNVSVTGEPSKADLEACWNLGATVAAQLMP
- a CDS encoding septal ring lytic transglycosylase RlpA family protein, which gives rise to MSRKRTVSRRKKIVLLIGAAALVSGGAAVMSGTSQASVACDGLATALGNNERFIAGQRAEPDAQSEARIANREAVIEEIKRKQAASGCEVGGGGVEAQPPAEEPPVAEPPAEGDGEEVCAGSTVTVSGEGGAPAASSNEFPAGTTLKVTNLDNNKSTTVEVTSVSGSCVLLNNAAFEQVREPNKFLIRQARIERVG